A genomic window from Cryobacterium sp. SO2 includes:
- the tatA gene encoding twin-arginine translocase TatA/TatE family subunit — protein sequence MLSNLTGWHFLIILVVILLLFGAPKLPLLARSLGQSMKIFKSEIKSDTVDPPADSTATPARTETTDGTTRPVGPGDQTKP from the coding sequence ATGTTGAGCAATCTGACCGGATGGCATTTCCTGATCATCCTCGTCGTCATCCTGCTGTTGTTCGGTGCGCCCAAGCTCCCGCTGCTGGCCCGCAGTCTCGGCCAGTCGATGAAGATCTTCAAGAGCGAGATCAAGAGCGACACCGTCGACCCGCCTGCCGACAGCACCGCGACGCCGGCCCGCACCGAGACGACCGACGGCACAACGCGCCCCGTCGGCCCGGGCGACCAGACGAAGCCCTAA
- a CDS encoding WYL domain-containing protein, whose amino-acid sequence MTAQPAKPVKPAALGASDKLTFLLSLVPYLMDHDRVSVTAVADHFGVTPDRVRDAVNLIAMSGVPGETRQYLHGDLFDIQWDEFETNDTIVLTHLVAIDDSPRFSAREAAALIAGLQYLSALPENGDRDAIASLMAKLTRGSTGSPSQLAVSRTDTDVAISGIQAAVRAGTQVEFDYLNSRGIAQHRCVDPLRIESVDNDWYLRGWCHLREAMRTFRLDRMSDLRSTDVPADPHDEGVLLPDTLFEGSADDLTVTIELPTPALGLLADYAPVPTGPAAEGDLTRALVRVSHYHGLKRLVAGLAGVVTVVDPGEARQTVADWAAAGVARYEAMAGDDIDAPGPAQP is encoded by the coding sequence ATGACAGCCCAGCCCGCCAAGCCCGTCAAGCCCGCCGCGTTGGGGGCCTCGGACAAACTCACCTTCCTGCTTTCCCTGGTGCCGTACCTGATGGACCACGACAGGGTGAGCGTCACCGCCGTGGCCGACCACTTCGGCGTCACACCCGACCGGGTCAGGGACGCCGTCAACCTCATCGCCATGTCCGGCGTTCCGGGGGAGACCCGGCAGTATCTGCACGGCGACCTCTTCGACATCCAGTGGGACGAGTTCGAGACCAACGACACCATCGTGCTCACCCACCTGGTCGCCATCGACGATTCCCCCCGGTTTTCGGCACGGGAGGCTGCCGCCCTGATCGCCGGCCTGCAGTACCTCTCGGCGCTGCCCGAAAACGGCGACCGAGACGCCATAGCCTCGCTGATGGCCAAGCTCACCCGCGGCTCCACCGGCTCGCCCAGCCAGCTGGCCGTGTCCCGCACCGACACGGATGTCGCGATCTCGGGCATCCAGGCCGCCGTGCGCGCCGGCACCCAGGTGGAATTCGACTACCTCAACTCCCGCGGCATCGCCCAGCACCGCTGTGTGGACCCACTGCGTATCGAATCCGTCGACAACGACTGGTACCTGCGCGGCTGGTGCCACCTCCGCGAGGCCATGCGCACCTTCCGGTTGGACCGCATGAGCGACCTGCGCTCCACGGATGTGCCCGCCGACCCGCACGACGAGGGCGTTCTCCTGCCGGACACGCTCTTCGAGGGCTCCGCAGACGACCTGACCGTGACGATCGAACTGCCGACGCCCGCCCTCGGCCTCCTCGCCGACTACGCACCTGTCCCCACCGGGCCGGCGGCGGAGGGAGATCTCACCCGCGCCCTGGTTCGGGTGTCGCACTACCACGGGCTCAAACGCCTGGTCGCGGGCCTGGCCGGCGTTGTCACGGTCGTGGACCCTGGCGAGGCCAGACAGACCGTGGCGGACTGGGCCGCCGCCGGCGTCGCGCGGTACGAGGCCATGGCCGGCGACGACATCGATGCGCCGGGTCCGGCACAGCCGTGA
- a CDS encoding WYL domain-containing protein has translation MSPTPEHQHPVTVEERLFSLVLALIATQIGLTKNDILSTVQGYRQRFQVGGDNSSLERQFERDKDDIRELGIPLETIESPDDPGSNHHLRYRIPKGLYDLPADISFSPDEIMLLKLAATVWREGSLSAESRRALTKLNSLGIDSSDPIVGYAPFLRAREASFEPLSKAMDRGQVVAFLYLKPGEKAPRRRVVSPLSVVLHEGRWHLYGTDQEADATRTFLLSRIVGPVVALPGAAGHRADDGQGQRALAELDALWQAQTASITALPGTDAAVRLGKRGLSGAAADSVELHYTDLNILADELAGYGPEVLVRAPDALREAVLARLRQVRDSHAALPEEDR, from the coding sequence GTGTCGCCCACCCCAGAACACCAGCATCCCGTCACCGTCGAGGAACGTCTCTTCAGCCTGGTCCTCGCGCTCATCGCGACCCAGATCGGCCTGACGAAGAACGACATCCTGTCGACGGTGCAGGGCTACCGCCAGCGTTTCCAGGTCGGCGGGGACAACTCCAGCCTCGAGCGCCAGTTCGAGCGCGACAAAGACGACATCCGCGAACTCGGCATCCCGCTGGAAACCATCGAATCGCCCGATGACCCCGGCAGCAACCATCACCTGCGGTACCGCATTCCCAAGGGGCTGTACGACCTCCCCGCCGATATCTCGTTCTCACCGGACGAGATCATGCTGCTCAAGCTGGCCGCGACGGTCTGGCGCGAAGGATCCCTCTCCGCGGAGTCCCGGCGTGCGCTCACGAAGCTGAATTCCCTCGGTATCGATTCTTCCGACCCGATCGTGGGCTATGCCCCGTTCCTGCGGGCCAGGGAAGCATCCTTCGAACCGCTCAGCAAGGCCATGGACCGCGGCCAGGTGGTGGCTTTCCTCTACCTCAAGCCGGGCGAGAAGGCACCAAGACGCCGTGTCGTGTCCCCGCTGTCCGTGGTGCTGCACGAGGGCCGCTGGCACCTCTACGGCACCGACCAGGAGGCCGACGCCACCCGGACCTTCCTGCTGTCCAGAATCGTGGGCCCCGTCGTTGCCCTTCCCGGCGCAGCGGGGCACCGCGCGGACGACGGCCAGGGGCAGCGCGCCCTCGCCGAACTCGACGCCCTCTGGCAGGCCCAGACCGCCTCCATCACCGCCCTGCCCGGAACGGATGCCGCCGTCCGTCTGGGCAAGCGTGGCCTGTCCGGAGCCGCTGCCGACAGCGTCGAGCTGCACTACACCGACCTCAACATCCTCGCCGATGAGCTCGCCGGGTACGGCCCCGAGGTGCTCGTCCGTGCGCCGGACGCCCTGCGTGAGGCCGTTCTGGCCCGCCTGCGCCAGGTGCGCGACAGCCACGCCGCCCTGCCGGAGGAAGACCGATGA
- a CDS encoding FKBP-type peptidyl-prolyl cis-trans isomerase, whose translation MRKVPALIATAGLVLATLTACSPATGTADCESPVSAGKASELVSVTGDFDSAPTIDFPTPLKTETTQRSELIEGTGPGLVEGQVVQIELSVFDATTGDPIKESAYDDTSKVTYIVGNQMPDGLTDGLLCAQVGSRSAVVTAPGVDNTGIDSDDSVVFVIDVIKSYKTRADGADQLPVAGLPAVVLTDDGTPGITVPSAEPPTDLKIGVLKKGDGEEVTDGSTVIVNYTGVLWKEKTVFDSSWTAGQPAAIVVDRTTADQPLPGLAQALVGQTVGSQIIAVIPPELAYGDQASGEIPADSTLVFVFDILGVE comes from the coding sequence GTGCGTAAAGTTCCCGCACTCATCGCAACCGCCGGACTGGTACTCGCGACCCTGACCGCTTGCAGTCCCGCCACCGGCACCGCCGACTGCGAGTCTCCGGTGTCCGCTGGGAAGGCTTCCGAGCTGGTGTCGGTGACGGGTGACTTCGACTCCGCCCCCACGATCGACTTCCCCACCCCGTTGAAGACCGAGACGACGCAGCGCAGCGAGCTCATCGAGGGAACGGGTCCCGGCCTCGTCGAGGGCCAGGTGGTGCAGATCGAACTCTCTGTCTTCGATGCCACGACAGGGGACCCGATCAAGGAGAGCGCATACGACGACACCAGCAAGGTGACCTACATCGTCGGCAACCAGATGCCGGACGGCCTCACCGACGGCCTGCTCTGCGCACAGGTCGGCTCCAGGAGCGCAGTCGTCACCGCGCCCGGCGTCGACAACACGGGCATCGACTCCGACGACTCCGTCGTGTTCGTGATCGACGTCATCAAGAGCTACAAGACGCGCGCCGACGGCGCCGACCAGCTTCCCGTCGCCGGACTGCCCGCCGTGGTCCTCACCGACGACGGCACGCCCGGGATCACCGTTCCCTCCGCCGAGCCGCCCACCGACCTGAAGATCGGCGTTCTCAAGAAGGGCGACGGCGAAGAGGTCACGGATGGCTCCACCGTCATCGTGAACTACACCGGCGTGCTCTGGAAAGAAAAGACCGTCTTCGACTCCAGTTGGACTGCCGGCCAGCCGGCCGCGATCGTCGTCGACCGCACCACGGCCGACCAGCCCCTTCCCGGCCTGGCCCAGGCGCTCGTCGGCCAGACCGTCGGATCGCAGATCATCGCCGTCATTCCGCCCGAGCTCGCTTACGGCGACCAGGCCTCAGGCGAGATCCCGGCTGATTCCACCCTGGTCTTCGTTTTCGACATCCTCGGCGTCGAATAG
- a CDS encoding tRNA (adenine-N1)-methyltransferase, producing the protein MSDNQVIQNSGPFRAGDRVQLTGPKGKLNTITLVPGKTFHTHRGILEHDDIIGRPDASVVTNNVGVEHLALRPLLIDFVMSMPRGAAIIYPKDAAQILAQADIFPGATVVEAGVGSGALSLWLLRAIGPAGHLASFERREEFSDVARANVATFLGHDPQNWSVTLGDLADTLPETRPAQSVDRVVLDMLAPWECIDVVSDALKPGGVLLCYVATVTQLSRVAEAIRATGNYTNPDSHETMVRGWHVEGLAVRPDHRMIGHTGFLITARRLAPDTILPELKRRPSKTDFSDADVELWTPGALGERSVSAKVMRKRNRTAETGAALSKARDLDAG; encoded by the coding sequence ATGAGCGACAACCAGGTCATCCAGAACAGCGGTCCGTTCCGCGCCGGCGACAGAGTGCAGTTGACCGGGCCCAAGGGCAAGCTCAACACCATCACCCTGGTACCGGGCAAGACCTTCCACACCCATCGGGGCATCCTCGAGCACGACGACATCATCGGCCGCCCCGACGCCTCTGTCGTGACCAACAACGTCGGAGTCGAACACCTGGCGCTGCGTCCGCTGCTGATCGACTTCGTGATGAGCATGCCGCGCGGCGCGGCGATCATCTACCCCAAGGACGCCGCCCAGATCCTCGCCCAGGCCGACATCTTCCCCGGCGCCACCGTCGTCGAGGCCGGGGTCGGCTCCGGCGCCCTGTCCCTCTGGCTCTTGCGCGCGATCGGACCGGCCGGCCACCTGGCGTCCTTCGAACGTCGCGAAGAGTTCTCCGACGTGGCCAGGGCCAACGTGGCGACCTTCCTGGGGCACGACCCGCAGAACTGGTCCGTCACGCTCGGCGACCTCGCCGACACCCTGCCGGAGACCAGGCCGGCTCAGTCCGTCGACCGGGTCGTGCTGGACATGCTCGCGCCGTGGGAATGCATCGACGTCGTCTCGGACGCCCTCAAGCCCGGCGGAGTCCTGCTCTGCTACGTCGCCACCGTGACCCAGCTCTCCCGCGTGGCCGAGGCCATCCGCGCCACCGGCAACTACACCAACCCCGATTCGCACGAGACCATGGTGCGCGGCTGGCATGTCGAGGGCCTCGCCGTGCGCCCTGACCACCGCATGATCGGACACACCGGTTTCCTGATCACCGCGCGCAGGCTCGCGCCGGACACCATCCTGCCCGAGCTCAAGCGCCGGCCGTCGAAGACCGACTTCAGCGACGCCGATGTCGAGCTGTGGACCCCTGGTGCCCTCGGCGAACGCTCCGTGAGCGCCAAGGTGATGCGCAAACGCAACCGCACGGCAGAGACCGGCGCGGCGCTCTCCAAGGCCCGCGACCTCGACGCCGGTTAG
- a CDS encoding HAD family hydrolase has translation MTLIPAFSSPPAAVLWDMDGTLVDTEPYWMRAEHELVESFGGVWTHADAMLLVGSGLLGSAAILQNRGVNLAAEAIVDVLTTRVQEQLASAGIPWRPGAHELLSELHAAAVPMALVTMSEQRMARQIAGIVGFEAFTTIVSGDMVLQSKPHPEAYLTAADTLGVDPVHCVAIEDSLPGVAAAVASGAVVVAVPHMVPILPSEHYTRLDTLVGSTLASLTELYRSRRPAPLSHPTTPKDATRA, from the coding sequence ATGGACGGCACCCTGGTCGACACCGAACCGTACTGGATGCGAGCCGAACACGAGCTCGTGGAATCGTTCGGCGGGGTCTGGACCCACGCCGACGCGATGCTCCTGGTCGGCTCCGGACTGCTCGGTTCCGCCGCCATCCTGCAGAACCGCGGCGTCAACCTGGCCGCAGAGGCCATCGTCGACGTGCTCACCACCCGGGTGCAGGAACAGCTCGCCTCCGCCGGCATCCCGTGGCGCCCCGGCGCACACGAGTTGCTCAGCGAACTCCACGCCGCGGCGGTGCCGATGGCCCTGGTGACGATGTCCGAACAACGGATGGCCCGCCAGATCGCCGGCATCGTGGGCTTCGAGGCCTTCACCACCATCGTCTCCGGCGACATGGTGCTGCAGAGCAAGCCACACCCCGAGGCCTACCTCACGGCGGCCGACACCCTCGGCGTCGACCCCGTGCACTGCGTCGCCATCGAGGACTCGTTGCCGGGCGTCGCCGCGGCCGTCGCGTCAGGCGCCGTGGTCGTCGCGGTGCCGCACATGGTGCCCATTCTTCCCAGCGAGCACTACACCCGGCTGGATACCCTTGTCGGCAGCACGCTGGCCTCGCTCACCGAGCTCTACCGGTCCCGCCGACCTGCCCCACTTTCCCACCCCACCACACCCAAGGACGCAACACGCGCATGA